TGCGCTGATTGACCAGGCTGCTGCGGAGACCGATTTGGACAAGGCCGTGAGCCTGTATCGGCAGAGCGAACGTGTGTTGCTGAAGGATTTGCCGGTGATTCCTTTGTGGTATACCAACGTGACCGCGGCATCGGCCAAAAACGTGGAAGTGAGCTACAACTATATGGGCGTTCCCGAATACAACACCATCGTCAAGTAAGGTTTGTTCTAGCGTGAAGACTCCACTGTGAGCGCAATTTCACCACCCGTCGCTTCGAAGCGGTAGGCTGTGAAACTATAGAGAACATAGGAAAAGGAGACAAGGTGAGCAACCTCAGTGCACCCCTGCCCGTCATGGCCGGCGAAGATATGCCGGCCGGACCCGCCGATCCGATTTTCAACCGTCTGCTGAAAGACCGCATCATTTGGATGGGCGAGGAAGTCAAGGACGAAATGGCCAATCGCATCTGCGCACAGATGCTGATGCTGGCAGCTGAAGATCCGAAGAAGGATATTTGGCTGTACATCAATTCCCCGGGTGGTTCCATCACCGCAGGCATGGCCATTTACGACACCATGCAGCTTATCGAGCCTGACGTGGCGACCGTCGGCTTGGGCATGTGCGCATCCATGGGCCAGTTCCTGCTGAGCTCCGGCACCAAGGGCAAGCGATTCCTGACCTCGCATGCCCGTGTGCTGATGCACCAGCCGTCCGGCGGCATCGGCGGCACCGCCACCGACGTGCGCATCAACGCTGAACTGATCATGGACATGAAGAAGACCATGAGCGAGCTGACTGCCGAACAGACCGGCCATACCGTTGAGGAAATCTACCGCGACAACGAGTACGACCACTGGTTCACCGCGCAGGAAGCGCTGGAATACGGTTTTGTGGATAAGCTCGTTTCCACGCACGACACGATGAACGCCACCAAGGGAGAGTGAACATGGCAAGCGAAGAATCCCGATTCGTAGCCCGCGCAGAGCGTCTCGCAGGACCGACCGGAGTGGTTGGTTTCCAGGCTGCAGCAGCCCGCGAAGCCGCTTTCGCGCCGCAGAACCGTTATGTTCTGCCGCAGTTCGAAGAGAAGACCCCGTACGGTTTCAAAAGGCAGGATCCGTACACCCGCTTGTTCGAAGACCGCATCATCTTCATGGGCGTGCAGGTCGACGACACTTCCGCCGATGACATTATGGCTCAGCTCCTGGTGCTCGAAAGCCAGGATCCGAACCGTGATGTGATGATGTACATCAACTCTCCGGGCGGTTCCATGACGGCTATGACCGCCATCTACGACACCATGCAGTACATCAAGCCGGATGTGCAGACCGTATGCCTTGGACAGGCCGCTTCCGCAGCCGCCATTCTGCTGGCCGCCGGAGCCAAGGGCAAGCGTCTGATGCTGCCGAACGCGCGCGTGCTCATCCATCAGCCGGCCATCGATCAGGGCTTCGGCAAGGCGACGGAAATCGAAATCCAAGCCAAGGAAATGCTGCGTATGCGTGAATGGCTTGAGAACACGCTGGCCAAGCATACCGGTCGCGATGTGGAGAAGATTCGCAAAGACATCGAGGTCGACACCTTCCTGACCGCACCTGAGGCCAAGGAATACGGCATTGTCGACGAAGTGCTGGAACACCGTAGCTGAACGGCGCATATGCGAGGTTCCATCTGAAGTCGCATCTTCACAAATCAATACCCCTGCCGGGCGTTGGCAGGGGTATGCTGTTCTTCAATGATGATTGCATGATGGCGATTGCTCAATGGCAGGTACGGCAAACAAAGGGGTGCGAATGGGACGAGTGGTCAGCTACAACGATGAAGTGTCACGATGCACGTTCTGCGGCAAAACCGAAAATCAGGTACGTAAGCTCGTTACCGGATCAGGTGCGGCCATTTGCGACGAATGCATCGAACTGTGCGTCGACATCATTTCCGAAGAACGTGTCAAAGACGCCCAGCTGAACACATTGCAGCTGCCGAAACCCGCACAGATCAGCGCCTATCTCGACAACTACGTGGTCGGGCAGGAATCCGCTAAAAGAACGCTTTCCGTGGCCGTATACAACCATTACAAGCGCGTCAATATGGAAATGCGCGAATCCGCGGCATTGCGCGATCGTGCGGCGCATGCGAGCGACGATCCACTGGCCGGCGTGCAGGTGTCCAAATCGAATATCCTGCTGCTGGGGCCGACCGGCGTGGGCAAAACGTATCTTGCGCAGACGCTGGCGAAGGTCATGAATGTGCCGTTCGTCATCGCCGACGCCACCACACTCACTGAAGCGGGGTATGTGGGCGACGATGTGGAAACCGTACTGCAACGGCTTATACAGGCCGCTGACGGCGATGTGGCGCGAGCGCAGCAGGGCATCGTCTATATTGACGAAATCGACAAGATAGCGCGTAAGAGCGGCGAGAACACGTCTATTACGCGAGATGTGTCCGGTGAGGGCGTGCAGCAGGCTCTGCTGAAGATTTTGGAAGGTACTGTGGCATCCGTGCCGGTGGAGGGTTCGCGTAAGCATCGTGAGATGGAGACGGTGCAGATCGACACTCGTGACATTCTGTTTATCTGCGGCGGCGCGTTTGTCGGGCTTGCCGATATTGTGGCGCAGCGTTTGGGCGCTCGTGAAAGCGGATTTGGTGCCGCGTGGCATGATCATGAGGTGCCGAATCGTGAGCTGCTTGCCCAGGCTTCGGCCGACGATCTTGCCGATTTCGGTTTATTGCCTGAATTCATCGGTAGATTGCCGGTGGTGAGCGTGCTTGAGGAGCTTACGGAGGATGATTTGGCGCGCATTCTGGTCGCACCGGAGAACGCACTGGTCAAGCAGTATCAGAAGTTGTTTGCGATTGACGGGGTGACGTTGACGTTCACTGAGGGGGCGGTGCGGCAGATCGCGGCCACTTCGATTCGCAGGGGCACGGGCGCCCGAGGCCTTCGATCGATTATCGAAAAAACCTTGGAGGACACGATGTTCCAGCTACCAAGCGTGACTGGCGTATCGGAGGTGGTGGTGGATGAGGCGTCCGTCAATGGTTCCGGCACTCCGAAACTATTGAAGGTTTCCACGGAGGAGATTCCTCGCAGACGTGCCGCGTAGTGCATTCGGCGTGTTGCGCGTCGTATGTGCGAGAGTTCAGATTTCGTAGGGTTGAAGCAAGTATGGATGCCGGTGCGAAATCCACGAAAACAGGCGCGACACGCCGAGATTTTGCTGCGCGGCCATTTGGGTGTATCTTATTCGAGTTGCCGAAAACAAGCAACGTTGCGCGAGTAGCCCAGCGGATTAGAGCAGCTGACTACGGATCAGCAGGTCGCAGGTTCGAATCCTGTCTCGCGCACCGGCCACCGGTCATCAGGTGGCGTAAATAAATGAGATGGCGTTGCGCGAGTAGCCCAGCGGATTAGAGCAGCTGACTACGGATCAGCAGGTCGCAGGTTCGAATCCTGTCTCGCGCACATGAACCTCCTTCGCGAAATGCGGAGGAGGCTTTCTTTTTTTCTGGAAGTAACGGCGGCGCTGCCGTGAATAGTGTTCGAGTCAATGCGATTCGCAAACCTACCAGAATGCTTATGTAAAGCGGCTGTTGTCGAGATACGTTCGGTTTCTCTCCGAGCGAACGGTGTGGTACAAGAAAAGCCGCCATGCCGAATAAAACCGTAAACACCAGTGAAAAAGACGGTTTGAAAACATAAACGCCGACACCTCTCGGTACACTGGAACCGCTATTGAAGCGTCTGCGCATGCCAATACCGCAGACGCTTTTCTTAAGTGAATGGCGGGCCGTGGATACTCGCGGCAACAGACGGGAGAGCAATGACCGAACGTAAGCAGGGACTCTGGGCGAAAATACGATACATAGCCGCTTCCGACCGCATATCTGGTCTGATTATGCTTGGCTTCGCCCTCGCAGGTCTGTTGCTTGCCAATCTGCCGTTCACGGCGCATGCGTTCGAAGAGTTGGAGAATTTCCGCATCGCCATTCCCTACACCAATATCGATATGGGATTGGGACACTGGGTGCAGGATGGTCTGCTGACGGTGTTCTTCCTGACTGTCGGACTGGAATTGAAACAGGAACTCGCCACAGGTTCGCTGTCGAACCCCAAGGCTGCTGCAGTGCCGATGCTGTGCGCTGTGGGCGGTATGATGGCTCCTCCGGTGTTGTTCCTGCTGGTATTGTTCCTGTTCTCCGGTTTCGGATCCGATCCGTTGGCCATCGCTTCGGGAACGAGTTTCACCTTTGGTGAGATGTCTCATGGTTGGGCGGTTCCTACGGCCACTGATATCGCGTTCTCTTTGGCTGTGCTTGCTTTGTTCGCCAAAGCGCTGCCGGGCTCTATTCGCGCGTTCCTGATGACGCTTGCCACAGTGGACGATCTGCTGGCCATTATTCTGATCGCGGTGTTCTTCTCTTCGGTGAACGCATGGTACTGGTTCGTCGGCATCGCCGTATGCGCTGTCGTATGGTATTTCCTGGTGCGTATGCGCAAAGTGCCATGGCTTGCCGTGGCCATTGTCGGCATTCTGGCTTGGGTGATGATGTTCGAAGCTGGTGTGCATCCTACTTTGGCTGGCGTGCTTGTTGGATTGCTCACGCCGGCTCATGAGCGTTTCGGAGAGAAAACCCCACGCGCCGAACGCTATGCGGACAAGCTGCAGCCGTTTTCCGCGTTGCTGGCTCTGCCGATTTTCGCCTTGTTCGCCACTGGTGTGCATTTTGAATCGTTGACGTTGGCCCTGTTCATTTCGCCGGTCGTCGTTGCCGTTATGGTGGCTCTGGTGGTCGGCAAGCCGTTGGGCATTATGATCACGGCATGGCTTTCCACGCATGTGGCCGGATTGAAAATGGCTAAGGGATTGCGTGTGCGCGACATGTTCCCCGCGGCCTGCGCATGTGGCATCGGCTTTACCGTATCTTTCCTGATTTCCTCGCTTGCATATCAGGATGCCGAACTGTCTGCTGAAGCACGTTTCGGTGTGTTGGTCGGTTCCATAGTCGCGGCGGTGATTTCCGGCATTCTGCTGAGCCGCCAATCCAAGAAGTTTGAGCTTGCCGCTGCCGCATCCTCGAAGCATAAGCATCATACTGCTGACGAGGATGCTGCTGGGGAAGTGGAATCTGTTCTCGAAGACGGCACCGTTGTGGTCAGCCAGATGATCGACACACATCCAAAGGTCAAATAACGACGTTCCGGCGTATGGCATTCCGCGCCATACGCCAGACACAACAAAAGCCGACACTCATCACTTATCCGTGAGTGTCGGCTTTTTGTATGAGGAAACGGTAGGCCGCTGGGAACGGCCATACTAGCGTTTGACTGCTACGAGCAGGCCCGTACCGGTCGGGGTGAGGGCAGTGACGAAACGCTCATCGGATTCCACGGTTTCCAGCAAACCACGCATGGCAATGGATTTGGCGTCACGATTGGCGGGATTCAAAACGCCGCCTGCGGACGTGGCTGAATCAAAAGCAAGAATATCGGTGAACACGATTACGCCATGCTTCTTCAACAGGCGGGGAGCCTGCTCGAAGGAAGCGCCGTAATTTTCCGCGTCGCCGGCAACTACAATCAAATCGTAGTTTTCTGCATTCAGACGTGGCAAAAACACGTCGACGGGAGCGTTGACGGCGCGAAGCGTGGTCTGTGTCTCGTCGGAAAGCCGATTAAACAACGTACGAATCAGCGCAATGCCCTGGGAAGAGGAATCAACCGCCGTAAGCTGACCGGAATTATCCAAACCGTTGACCAGCTGCAACGTTTCCACCACGGAACCGGTGCCGACGGCGATCACCGATGTCGCATTCACCATATGCACGAGCATGCGCAACAGCTCGGCTTGGGCTGCTGAACCCTGCGGAATGCCTGCTTCTTCAGCATGGGTGCGAATAGCATTCAAGTCGGTTGACTGGCGGGAGAACGCATGGTCCTCAACGTATTCCCATGACTTGGCGAGATTGGTATATGACGTTCTATCCATGGGTTCAGCGTTCCTTGACTTGGGCGATCAGCTGCCAGATTTCCTCGCCGACGTCAATGCCACGCGGGCATTCGCGGGTACATGCGCGGACCGACTGGCATGCGGCGATGCCATCGGCGGAATCAATGGCATCCATGCGTGCGTTCGCCTGACCGTCGCGGGAATCGTTGATGAAACGAGACGCCGCGATAAGGGCTGCAGGTCCGATGAACGCTTCGCCGCCCGCATACACAGGGCAGCTGCCTTCGCAAGTGCCACAGGCGATGCAGTTGCTGAGAAGCTCATACTTGGCAAGCTGCTGGGGATTCTGCAGATATTCGAAAGCGTTGATCTTGCCGTCCGCAGTGGTGGCGAGTTCTCCACGCGCCTGCAGATAGGGCTTGAGTTTTCTGATTTGGTTGAGCATCTGATCGATATCGGCAATCAAATCGCGCTGCACCGGGAAACCCGGCAGGGGAGCGAGCTCGATGACGCCAAGATCCCCTGCGCCGACCGCATTTTCCTGAATGTCGGAAACATCTCCGGTGTGTCGGAATCCTTCATCGTCGACCAATGTCGGATTCGACGGTTTGGCCCAATCCTTGACGGACGCGGTGCACAGCAGGGTGGGGGTGCCGTTGATGGACACCGCATCGGAACCGCACATGCCATGTCCGCACGAATAGCGGAATGCCAGCGTCGGATCGATGGTGCGTTTGATCTTCAACAGGCAATCAAGCACCGTGTCTTCCGGACGCACGTTCAACGTGTAATCCTGCAACCACTGCTTGCCGCGCGGGCGGCGGCGCGCCGACGTGCCGGAATCCCCAAACGGAGAGCTTTTTCTGGCGAACGGAGAGCCGCCACGTTCGCGGTCGCGGGCACGCTCGGCGCGCGGGGCAAACCTATTCACCCGCAATG
This window of the Bifidobacterium pseudocatenulatum DSM 20438 = JCM 1200 = LMG 10505 genome carries:
- a CDS encoding O-methyltransferase, producing MDRTSYTNLAKSWEYVEDHAFSRQSTDLNAIRTHAEEAGIPQGSAAQAELLRMLVHMVNATSVIAVGTGSVVETLQLVNGLDNSGQLTAVDSSSQGIALIRTLFNRLSDETQTTLRAVNAPVDVFLPRLNAENYDLIVVAGDAENYGASFEQAPRLLKKHGVIVFTDILAFDSATSAGGVLNPANRDAKSIAMRGLLETVESDERFVTALTPTGTGLLVAVKR
- a CDS encoding ATP-dependent Clp protease proteolytic subunit, giving the protein MSNLSAPLPVMAGEDMPAGPADPIFNRLLKDRIIWMGEEVKDEMANRICAQMLMLAAEDPKKDIWLYINSPGGSITAGMAIYDTMQLIEPDVATVGLGMCASMGQFLLSSGTKGKRFLTSHARVLMHQPSGGIGGTATDVRINAELIMDMKKTMSELTAEQTGHTVEEIYRDNEYDHWFTAQEALEYGFVDKLVSTHDTMNATKGE
- the nhaA gene encoding Na+/H+ antiporter NhaA, whose translation is MTERKQGLWAKIRYIAASDRISGLIMLGFALAGLLLANLPFTAHAFEELENFRIAIPYTNIDMGLGHWVQDGLLTVFFLTVGLELKQELATGSLSNPKAAAVPMLCAVGGMMAPPVLFLLVLFLFSGFGSDPLAIASGTSFTFGEMSHGWAVPTATDIAFSLAVLALFAKALPGSIRAFLMTLATVDDLLAIILIAVFFSSVNAWYWFVGIAVCAVVWYFLVRMRKVPWLAVAIVGILAWVMMFEAGVHPTLAGVLVGLLTPAHERFGEKTPRAERYADKLQPFSALLALPIFALFATGVHFESLTLALFISPVVVAVMVALVVGKPLGIMITAWLSTHVAGLKMAKGLRVRDMFPAACACGIGFTVSFLISSLAYQDAELSAEARFGVLVGSIVAAVISGILLSRQSKKFELAAAASSKHKHHTADEDAAGEVESVLEDGTVVVSQMIDTHPKVK
- the clpX gene encoding ATP-dependent Clp protease ATP-binding subunit ClpX, with translation MGRVVSYNDEVSRCTFCGKTENQVRKLVTGSGAAICDECIELCVDIISEERVKDAQLNTLQLPKPAQISAYLDNYVVGQESAKRTLSVAVYNHYKRVNMEMRESAALRDRAAHASDDPLAGVQVSKSNILLLGPTGVGKTYLAQTLAKVMNVPFVIADATTLTEAGYVGDDVETVLQRLIQAADGDVARAQQGIVYIDEIDKIARKSGENTSITRDVSGEGVQQALLKILEGTVASVPVEGSRKHREMETVQIDTRDILFICGGAFVGLADIVAQRLGARESGFGAAWHDHEVPNRELLAQASADDLADFGLLPEFIGRLPVVSVLEELTEDDLARILVAPENALVKQYQKLFAIDGVTLTFTEGAVRQIAATSIRRGTGARGLRSIIEKTLEDTMFQLPSVTGVSEVVVDEASVNGSGTPKLLKVSTEEIPRRRAA
- a CDS encoding succinate dehydrogenase/fumarate reductase iron-sulfur subunit, with the protein product MSGMENGVNTVTLRVNRFAPRAERARDRERGGSPFARKSSPFGDSGTSARRRPRGKQWLQDYTLNVRPEDTVLDCLLKIKRTIDPTLAFRYSCGHGMCGSDAVSINGTPTLLCTASVKDWAKPSNPTLVDDEGFRHTGDVSDIQENAVGAGDLGVIELAPLPGFPVQRDLIADIDQMLNQIRKLKPYLQARGELATTADGKINAFEYLQNPQQLAKYELLSNCIACGTCEGSCPVYAGGEAFIGPAALIAASRFINDSRDGQANARMDAIDSADGIAACQSVRACTRECPRGIDVGEEIWQLIAQVKER
- a CDS encoding ATP-dependent Clp protease proteolytic subunit, with protein sequence MASEESRFVARAERLAGPTGVVGFQAAAAREAAFAPQNRYVLPQFEEKTPYGFKRQDPYTRLFEDRIIFMGVQVDDTSADDIMAQLLVLESQDPNRDVMMYINSPGGSMTAMTAIYDTMQYIKPDVQTVCLGQAASAAAILLAAGAKGKRLMLPNARVLIHQPAIDQGFGKATEIEIQAKEMLRMREWLENTLAKHTGRDVEKIRKDIEVDTFLTAPEAKEYGIVDEVLEHRS